Proteins from one Elephas maximus indicus isolate mEleMax1 chromosome 12, mEleMax1 primary haplotype, whole genome shotgun sequence genomic window:
- the ATXN2L gene encoding ataxin-2-like protein isoform X9, with amino-acid sequence MLHFLTAVVGSTCDVKVKNGTTYEGIFKTLSSKFELAVDAVHRKASEPAGGPRREDIVDTMVFKPSDVMLVHFRNVDFNYATKDKFTDSAIAMNSKVNGEHKEKVLQRWEGGDSNSDDYDLESDMSNGWDPNEMFKFNEETYGVKTTYDSSLSSYTVPLEKDNSEEFRQRELRAAQLAREIESSPQYRLRIAMENDDGRTEEEKHSAVQRQSSGRESPSLASREGKYIPLPQRVREGPRGGVRCNSSRGGRPGLSSLPPRGPHHLDNSSPGPGSETRGINGGPSRMSPKAQRPLRGAKTLSSSSSRPSGEASVPPPSAALPFLPVGRMYPPRSPKSAAPAPITASCPEPPVGSAVPTAPASIAVTPSVVDPGVGSISPASPKITLAPTDVKELPTKEPGRNLEPQELARIAGKVPGLQNEQKRFQLEELRKFGAQFKLQPSSSPETSLDPFPSRIVKEESKGKEKEVDGLLTSEPMGSPVSSKTESVSDKEEKPPLPPAGGTEGPEQPPPPCPSQTGSPPVGLIKGDDKDEGPVAEQVKKSTLNPNAKEFNPTKPLLSVNKSTSTPTSPGPRTHSTPSIPVLTAGQSGLYSPQYISYIPQIHMGPAVQAPQMYPYPVSNSVPGQQGKYRGAKGSLPPQRSDQHQPASAPPMMQAAAAAGPPLVAATPYSSYIPYNPQQFPGQPAMMQPMAHYPSQPVFAPMLQSNPRMLTSGSHPQAIVSSSTPQYPSAEQPTPQALYATVHQSYPHHATQLHAHQPQPATTPTGSQPQSQHAAPSPVQHQAGQAPHLGSGQPQQNLYHPGALTGTPPSLPPGPSAQSPQSSFPQPAAVYAIHAHQQLPHGFTNMAHVTQAHVQTGITAAPPPHPGAPHPPQVMLLHPPQSHGGPPQGAVPQSGVPALSASTPSPYPYIGHPQGEQPGQAPGFPGGADDRIREFSLAGGIWHGRAEGLQVGQDARVLGGE; translated from the exons ATGTTACATTTCCTTACAGCTGTTGTG GGCTCTACTTGTGATGTAAAGGTGAAAAATGGGACCACCTATGAGGGTATCTTCAAGACTTTGAGCTCAAAG TTTGAACTAGCAGTAGATGCTGTGCACAGGAAAGCATCTGAGCCAGCAGGTGGCCCTCGTCGGGAAGACATTGTGGACACCATGGTGTTTAAGCCAAGTGATGTCATGCTAGTCCACTTTCGAAATGTTGACTTCAATtatgctactaaag ACAAATTCACCGATTCAGCCATTGCCATGAACTCCAAGGTGAACGGGGAGCATAAAGAGAAGGTGCTCCAGCGCTGGGAGGGGGGCGACAGCAACAGTGATGACTACGACCTCGAGTCTGACATG TCCAATGGATGGGATCCCAATGAAATGTTCAAATTCAATGAGGAAACCTACGGTGTAAAGACCACCTATGATAGCAGCCTTTCTTCTTATAC GGTACCTTTAGAGAAGGACAACTCAGAAGAGTTCCGTCAGCGGGAGCTGCGTGCGGCCCAGTTGGCCCGAGAGATTGAGTCAAGTCCGCAGTACCGCCTGCGGATCGCCATGGAGAATGACGATGGGCGCACTGAGGAGGAGAAGCACAGTGCAGTCCAGCGGCAGAGTTCAGGACGGGAGAGCCCCAGCCTGGCATCCAG GGAGGGGAAATACATCCCTCTACCCCAACGAGTCCGGGAAGGTCCCCGGGGAGGTGTTCGCTGTAACAGTTCCCGGGGTGGCCGCCCTGGCCTTAGCTCTTTGCCACCTCGTGGCCCTCACCATCTTGACAATAGCAGCCCTGGCCCAGGCTCTGAGACACGTGGTATCAATGGAG gcccttCCCGTATGTCCCCTAAGGCACAGCGGCCTCTGAGAGGTGCCAAGACTCTGTCTTCATCTAGCAGTAGGCCTTCTGGAGAAGCGTCTGTTCCACCTCCTTCTGCAG CTCTCCCTTTTCTTCCAGTGGGCCGGATGTACCCCCCGCGCTCTCCCAAGTCTGCTGCCCCTGCTCCAATCACAGCCTCCTGTCCTGAGCCTCCCGTTGGTTCAGCAGTGCCAACTGCTCCAGCTTCCATCGCCGTGACACCATCAGTTGTGGACCCTGGAGTGGgctccatttccccagcttctccGAAGATCACACTGGCCCCCACAGATG TGAAAGAACTCCCGACCAAGGAGCCTGGAAGAAATCTGGAGCCCCAGGAGCTGGCCCGGATAGCTGGGAAAG TCCCTGGCCTGCAGAATGAACAGAAACGATTTCAACTGGAAGAACTGAGAAAGTTCGGGGCCCAGTTTAAG CTTCAGCCCAGTAGCTCCCCTGAGACCAGCCTGGATCCTTTTCCTTCCCGGATAGTAAAGGAGGAGTCCAAGGGGAAAGAGAAGGAGGTTGACGGTCTATTGACTTCTGAACCCATGGGGTCCCCAGTCTCCTCCAAGACAGAGTCTGTATCGGATAAAGAGGAGAAACCGCCCCTGCCACCAGCAGGAGGCACTGAGGGGCCAGAGCAGCCCCCACCGCCTTGCCCAAGCCAAACCGGCAGCCCGCCAGTGGGCCTCATCAAGGGTGATGACAAGGATGAGGGCCCCGTTGCCGA ACAAGTAAAGAAGTCAACGTTGAACCCCAATGCCAAGGAGTTCAATCCCACAAAGCCTCTGCTGTCTGTG AACAAATCCACCAGTACCCCAACTTCCCCGGGGCCCCGGACTCATTCAACTCCTTCCATCCCAGTGCTGACAGCCGGCCAGAGTGGGTTATATAGCCCCCAGTACATCTCTTACATACCTCAAATCCACATGGGGCCAGCTGTGCAA GCACCTCAAATGTATCCATATCCTGTATCCAATTCTGTACCTGGGCAGCAGGGCAAGTACCGGGGAGCCAAAG GCTCCCTGCCCCCTCAGCGCTCAGACCAGCATCAGCCAGCCTCAGCCCCTCCGATGATGCAGGCTGCTGCTGCCGCCGGCCCACCTCTGGTGGCCGCCACACCCTATTCTTCCTACATCCCCTACAATCCACAGCAGTTCCCAGGCCAGCCTGCCATGATGCAACCCATGGCGCACTACCCCTCACAG CCGGTGTTTGCCCCCATGCTTCAAAGCAACCCCCGCATGCTGACGTCGGGCAGCCACCCCCAGGCCATTGTGTCATCATCCACTCCTCAGTACCCTTCTGCAGAGCAGCCCACTCCCCAGGCCCTTTACG ccactgttcaCCAGTCCTATCCACACCATGCCACGCAGCTCCATGCCCACCAGCCGCAGCCGGCCACCACGCCTACTGGGAGCCAGCCGCAGTCCCAGCACGCGGCCCCTAGTCCTGTCCAG CACCAGGCGGGGCAGGCCCCACACCTGGGCAGTGGACAGCCACAGCAgaatctgtaccacccaggggccctgACAGGCACGCCGCCTTCTCTACCACCGGGACCTTCTGCCCAGTCCCCTCAGAGCAGCTTCCCCCAGCCAGCCGCTGTGTATGCCATCCATGCCCACCAGCAGCTGCCCCACGGCTTCACCAACATGGCCCACGTCACCCAG GCCCATGTCCAAACTGGAATCACAGCAGCCCCGCCCCCTCACCCTGGGGCTCCCCACCCgccccaggtgatgctgctgcacCCACCCCAGAGCCATGGGGGCCCCCCCCAAGGCGCGGTGCCCCAGAGCGGGGTGCCTGCACTCTCAGCTTCCacaccctcaccctacccctacaTCGGACACCCCCAAGGTGAGCAGCCTGGCCAGGCGCCTGGATTTCCAGGAGGAGCCGATGACAGGATTCGTGAGTTCTCGTTAGCTGGGGGAATTTGGCATGGAAGAGCTGAGGGGCTGCAGGTGGGGCAGGATGCACGGGTTCTGGGTGGGGAGTGA
- the ATXN2L gene encoding ataxin-2-like protein isoform X12, with protein MLKPQPPQQTSQPQQPPPTQQAVARRPPGGTSPPNGSLPGPLASTSTSPGPPAAASPCLGPGAAAGSGLRRGAESILAPQPPPPQHQERPGAATIGTSRGQSTGKGPPQSPVFEGVYNNYRMLHFLTAVVGSTCDVKVKNGTTYEGIFKTLSSKFELAVDAVHRKASEPAGGPRREDIVDTMVFKPSDVMLVHFRNVDFNYATKDKFTDSAIAMNSKVNGEHKEKRRTTQKSSVSGSCVRPSWPERLSQVRSTACGSPWRMTMGALRRRSTVQSSGRVQDGRAPAWHPGRGNTSLYPNESGKVPGEVFAVTVPGVAALALALCHLVALTILTIAALAQALRHVVSMEAQRPLRGAKTLSSSSSRPSGEASVPPPSAVGRMYPPRSPKSAAPAPITASCPEPPVGSAVPTAPASIAVTPSVVDPGVGSISPASPKITLAPTDVKELPTKEPGRNLEPQELARIAGKVPGLQNEQKRFQLEELRKFGAQFKLQPSSSPETSLDPFPSRIVKEESKGKEKEVDGLLTSEPMGSPVSSKTESVSDKEEKPPLPPAGGTEGPEQPPPPCPSQTGSPPVGLIKGDDKDEGPVAEQVKKSTLNPNAKEFNPTKPLLSVNKSTSTPTSPGPRTHSTPSIPVLTAGQSGLYSPQYISYIPQIHMGPAVQAPQMYPYPVSNSVPGQQGKYRGAKGSLPPQRSDQHQPASAPPMMQAAAAAGPPLVAATPYSSYIPYNPQQFPGQPAMMQPMAHYPSQPVFAPMLQSNPRMLTSGSHPQAIVSSSTPQYPSAEQPTPQALYATVHQSYPHHATQLHAHQPQPATTPTGSQPQSQHAAPSPVQHQAGQAPHLGSGQPQQNLYHPGALTGTPPSLPPGPSAQSPQSSFPQPAAVYAIHAHQQLPHGFTNMAHVTQAHVQTGITAAPPPHPGAPHPPQVMLLHPPQSHGGPPQGAVPQSGVPALSASTPSPYPYIGHPQGEQPGQAPGFPGGADDRIREFSLAGGIWHGRAEGLQVGQDARVLGGE; from the exons ATGTTGAAGCCTCAGCCGCCACAACAGACTTCCCAGCCCCAGCAGCCGCCCCCCACGCAACAGGCCGTGGCCCGCCGGCCTCCCGGGGGCACCAGCCCTCCCAACGGCAGCCTCCCGGGGCCGCTGGCCTCCACCTCGACTTCCCCAGGGCCTCCCGCGGCCGCTTCCCCTTGCCTGGGGCCCGGAGCCGCTGCAGGGAGCGGGCTGCGCCGGGGAGCCGAGAGCATCTTGGCGCCGCAACCGCCGCCGCCGCAGCATCAAGAGAGGCCAGGGGCAGCTACCATCGGCACCTCCAG GGGACAGAGCACAGGAAAAGGACCCCCACAGTCACCA GTGTTTGAGGGTGTTTACAACAATTACAGAATGTTACATTTCCTTACAGCTGTTGTG GGCTCTACTTGTGATGTAAAGGTGAAAAATGGGACCACCTATGAGGGTATCTTCAAGACTTTGAGCTCAAAG TTTGAACTAGCAGTAGATGCTGTGCACAGGAAAGCATCTGAGCCAGCAGGTGGCCCTCGTCGGGAAGACATTGTGGACACCATGGTGTTTAAGCCAAGTGATGTCATGCTAGTCCACTTTCGAAATGTTGACTTCAATtatgctactaaag ACAAATTCACCGATTCAGCCATTGCCATGAACTCCAAGGTGAACGGGGAGCATAAAGAGAAG AGAAGGACAACTCAGAAGAGTTCCGTCAGCGGGAGCTGCGTGCGGCCCAGTTGGCCCGAGAGATTGAGTCAAGTCCGCAGTACCGCCTGCGGATCGCCATGGAGAATGACGATGGGCGCACTGAGGAGGAGAAGCACAGTGCAGTCCAGCGGCAGAGTTCAGGACGGGAGAGCCCCAGCCTGGCATCCAG GGAGGGGAAATACATCCCTCTACCCCAACGAGTCCGGGAAGGTCCCCGGGGAGGTGTTCGCTGTAACAGTTCCCGGGGTGGCCGCCCTGGCCTTAGCTCTTTGCCACCTCGTGGCCCTCACCATCTTGACAATAGCAGCCCTGGCCCAGGCTCTGAGACACGTGGTATCAATGGAG GCACAGCGGCCTCTGAGAGGTGCCAAGACTCTGTCTTCATCTAGCAGTAGGCCTTCTGGAGAAGCGTCTGTTCCACCTCCTTCTGCAG TGGGCCGGATGTACCCCCCGCGCTCTCCCAAGTCTGCTGCCCCTGCTCCAATCACAGCCTCCTGTCCTGAGCCTCCCGTTGGTTCAGCAGTGCCAACTGCTCCAGCTTCCATCGCCGTGACACCATCAGTTGTGGACCCTGGAGTGGgctccatttccccagcttctccGAAGATCACACTGGCCCCCACAGATG TGAAAGAACTCCCGACCAAGGAGCCTGGAAGAAATCTGGAGCCCCAGGAGCTGGCCCGGATAGCTGGGAAAG TCCCTGGCCTGCAGAATGAACAGAAACGATTTCAACTGGAAGAACTGAGAAAGTTCGGGGCCCAGTTTAAG CTTCAGCCCAGTAGCTCCCCTGAGACCAGCCTGGATCCTTTTCCTTCCCGGATAGTAAAGGAGGAGTCCAAGGGGAAAGAGAAGGAGGTTGACGGTCTATTGACTTCTGAACCCATGGGGTCCCCAGTCTCCTCCAAGACAGAGTCTGTATCGGATAAAGAGGAGAAACCGCCCCTGCCACCAGCAGGAGGCACTGAGGGGCCAGAGCAGCCCCCACCGCCTTGCCCAAGCCAAACCGGCAGCCCGCCAGTGGGCCTCATCAAGGGTGATGACAAGGATGAGGGCCCCGTTGCCGA ACAAGTAAAGAAGTCAACGTTGAACCCCAATGCCAAGGAGTTCAATCCCACAAAGCCTCTGCTGTCTGTG AACAAATCCACCAGTACCCCAACTTCCCCGGGGCCCCGGACTCATTCAACTCCTTCCATCCCAGTGCTGACAGCCGGCCAGAGTGGGTTATATAGCCCCCAGTACATCTCTTACATACCTCAAATCCACATGGGGCCAGCTGTGCAA GCACCTCAAATGTATCCATATCCTGTATCCAATTCTGTACCTGGGCAGCAGGGCAAGTACCGGGGAGCCAAAG GCTCCCTGCCCCCTCAGCGCTCAGACCAGCATCAGCCAGCCTCAGCCCCTCCGATGATGCAGGCTGCTGCTGCCGCCGGCCCACCTCTGGTGGCCGCCACACCCTATTCTTCCTACATCCCCTACAATCCACAGCAGTTCCCAGGCCAGCCTGCCATGATGCAACCCATGGCGCACTACCCCTCACAG CCGGTGTTTGCCCCCATGCTTCAAAGCAACCCCCGCATGCTGACGTCGGGCAGCCACCCCCAGGCCATTGTGTCATCATCCACTCCTCAGTACCCTTCTGCAGAGCAGCCCACTCCCCAGGCCCTTTACG ccactgttcaCCAGTCCTATCCACACCATGCCACGCAGCTCCATGCCCACCAGCCGCAGCCGGCCACCACGCCTACTGGGAGCCAGCCGCAGTCCCAGCACGCGGCCCCTAGTCCTGTCCAG CACCAGGCGGGGCAGGCCCCACACCTGGGCAGTGGACAGCCACAGCAgaatctgtaccacccaggggccctgACAGGCACGCCGCCTTCTCTACCACCGGGACCTTCTGCCCAGTCCCCTCAGAGCAGCTTCCCCCAGCCAGCCGCTGTGTATGCCATCCATGCCCACCAGCAGCTGCCCCACGGCTTCACCAACATGGCCCACGTCACCCAG GCCCATGTCCAAACTGGAATCACAGCAGCCCCGCCCCCTCACCCTGGGGCTCCCCACCCgccccaggtgatgctgctgcacCCACCCCAGAGCCATGGGGGCCCCCCCCAAGGCGCGGTGCCCCAGAGCGGGGTGCCTGCACTCTCAGCTTCCacaccctcaccctacccctacaTCGGACACCCCCAAGGTGAGCAGCCTGGCCAGGCGCCTGGATTTCCAGGAGGAGCCGATGACAGGATTCGTGAGTTCTCGTTAGCTGGGGGAATTTGGCATGGAAGAGCTGAGGGGCTGCAGGTGGGGCAGGATGCACGGGTTCTGGGTGGGGAGTGA
- the ATXN2L gene encoding ataxin-2-like protein isoform X2 yields MLKPQPPQQTSQPQQPPPTQQAVARRPPGGTSPPNGSLPGPLASTSTSPGPPAAASPCLGPGAAAGSGLRRGAESILAPQPPPPQHQERPGAATIGTSRGQSTGKGPPQSPVFEGVYNNYRMLHFLTAVVGSTCDVKVKNGTTYEGIFKTLSSKFELAVDAVHRKASEPAGGPRREDIVDTMVFKPSDVMLVHFRNVDFNYATKDKFTDSAIAMNSKVNGEHKEKVLQRWEGGDSNSDDYDLESDMSNGWDPNEMFKFNEETYGVKTTYDSSLSSYTVPLEKDNSEEFRQRELRAAQLAREIESSPQYRLRIAMENDDGRTEEEKHSAVQRQSSGRESPSLASREGKYIPLPQRVREGPRGGVRCNSSRGGRPGLSSLPPRGPHHLDNSSPGPGSETRGINGGPSRMSPKAQRPLRGAKTLSSSSSRPSGEASVPPPSAVGRMYPPRSPKSAAPAPITASCPEPPVGSAVPTAPASIAVTPSVVDPGVGSISPASPKITLAPTDVKELPTKEPGRNLEPQELARIAGKVPGLQNEQKRFQLEELRKFGAQFKLQPSSSPETSLDPFPSRIVKEESKGKEKEVDGLLTSEPMGSPVSSKTESVSDKEEKPPLPPAGGTEGPEQPPPPCPSQTGSPPVGLIKGDDKDEGPVAEQVKKSTLNPNAKEFNPTKPLLSVNKSTSTPTSPGPRTHSTPSIPVLTAGQSGLYSPQYISYIPQIHMGPAVQAPQMYPYPVSNSVPGQQGKYRGAKGSLPPQRSDQHQPASAPPMMQAAAAAGPPLVAATPYSSYIPYNPQQFPGQPAMMQPMAHYPSQPVFAPMLQSNPRMLTSGSHPQAIVSSSTPQYPSAEQPTPQALYATVHQSYPHHATQLHAHQPQPATTPTGSQPQSQHAAPSPVQHQAGQAPHLGSGQPQQNLYHPGALTGTPPSLPPGPSAQSPQSSFPQPAAVYAIHAHQQLPHGFTNMAHVTQAHVQTGITAAPPPHPGAPHPPQVMLLHPPQSHGGPPQGAVPQSGVPALSASTPSPYPYIGHPQGEQPGQAPGFPGGADDRIREFSLAGGIWHGRAEGLQVGQDARVLGGE; encoded by the exons ATGTTGAAGCCTCAGCCGCCACAACAGACTTCCCAGCCCCAGCAGCCGCCCCCCACGCAACAGGCCGTGGCCCGCCGGCCTCCCGGGGGCACCAGCCCTCCCAACGGCAGCCTCCCGGGGCCGCTGGCCTCCACCTCGACTTCCCCAGGGCCTCCCGCGGCCGCTTCCCCTTGCCTGGGGCCCGGAGCCGCTGCAGGGAGCGGGCTGCGCCGGGGAGCCGAGAGCATCTTGGCGCCGCAACCGCCGCCGCCGCAGCATCAAGAGAGGCCAGGGGCAGCTACCATCGGCACCTCCAG GGGACAGAGCACAGGAAAAGGACCCCCACAGTCACCA GTGTTTGAGGGTGTTTACAACAATTACAGAATGTTACATTTCCTTACAGCTGTTGTG GGCTCTACTTGTGATGTAAAGGTGAAAAATGGGACCACCTATGAGGGTATCTTCAAGACTTTGAGCTCAAAG TTTGAACTAGCAGTAGATGCTGTGCACAGGAAAGCATCTGAGCCAGCAGGTGGCCCTCGTCGGGAAGACATTGTGGACACCATGGTGTTTAAGCCAAGTGATGTCATGCTAGTCCACTTTCGAAATGTTGACTTCAATtatgctactaaag ACAAATTCACCGATTCAGCCATTGCCATGAACTCCAAGGTGAACGGGGAGCATAAAGAGAAGGTGCTCCAGCGCTGGGAGGGGGGCGACAGCAACAGTGATGACTACGACCTCGAGTCTGACATG TCCAATGGATGGGATCCCAATGAAATGTTCAAATTCAATGAGGAAACCTACGGTGTAAAGACCACCTATGATAGCAGCCTTTCTTCTTATAC GGTACCTTTAGAGAAGGACAACTCAGAAGAGTTCCGTCAGCGGGAGCTGCGTGCGGCCCAGTTGGCCCGAGAGATTGAGTCAAGTCCGCAGTACCGCCTGCGGATCGCCATGGAGAATGACGATGGGCGCACTGAGGAGGAGAAGCACAGTGCAGTCCAGCGGCAGAGTTCAGGACGGGAGAGCCCCAGCCTGGCATCCAG GGAGGGGAAATACATCCCTCTACCCCAACGAGTCCGGGAAGGTCCCCGGGGAGGTGTTCGCTGTAACAGTTCCCGGGGTGGCCGCCCTGGCCTTAGCTCTTTGCCACCTCGTGGCCCTCACCATCTTGACAATAGCAGCCCTGGCCCAGGCTCTGAGACACGTGGTATCAATGGAG gcccttCCCGTATGTCCCCTAAGGCACAGCGGCCTCTGAGAGGTGCCAAGACTCTGTCTTCATCTAGCAGTAGGCCTTCTGGAGAAGCGTCTGTTCCACCTCCTTCTGCAG TGGGCCGGATGTACCCCCCGCGCTCTCCCAAGTCTGCTGCCCCTGCTCCAATCACAGCCTCCTGTCCTGAGCCTCCCGTTGGTTCAGCAGTGCCAACTGCTCCAGCTTCCATCGCCGTGACACCATCAGTTGTGGACCCTGGAGTGGgctccatttccccagcttctccGAAGATCACACTGGCCCCCACAGATG TGAAAGAACTCCCGACCAAGGAGCCTGGAAGAAATCTGGAGCCCCAGGAGCTGGCCCGGATAGCTGGGAAAG TCCCTGGCCTGCAGAATGAACAGAAACGATTTCAACTGGAAGAACTGAGAAAGTTCGGGGCCCAGTTTAAG CTTCAGCCCAGTAGCTCCCCTGAGACCAGCCTGGATCCTTTTCCTTCCCGGATAGTAAAGGAGGAGTCCAAGGGGAAAGAGAAGGAGGTTGACGGTCTATTGACTTCTGAACCCATGGGGTCCCCAGTCTCCTCCAAGACAGAGTCTGTATCGGATAAAGAGGAGAAACCGCCCCTGCCACCAGCAGGAGGCACTGAGGGGCCAGAGCAGCCCCCACCGCCTTGCCCAAGCCAAACCGGCAGCCCGCCAGTGGGCCTCATCAAGGGTGATGACAAGGATGAGGGCCCCGTTGCCGA ACAAGTAAAGAAGTCAACGTTGAACCCCAATGCCAAGGAGTTCAATCCCACAAAGCCTCTGCTGTCTGTG AACAAATCCACCAGTACCCCAACTTCCCCGGGGCCCCGGACTCATTCAACTCCTTCCATCCCAGTGCTGACAGCCGGCCAGAGTGGGTTATATAGCCCCCAGTACATCTCTTACATACCTCAAATCCACATGGGGCCAGCTGTGCAA GCACCTCAAATGTATCCATATCCTGTATCCAATTCTGTACCTGGGCAGCAGGGCAAGTACCGGGGAGCCAAAG GCTCCCTGCCCCCTCAGCGCTCAGACCAGCATCAGCCAGCCTCAGCCCCTCCGATGATGCAGGCTGCTGCTGCCGCCGGCCCACCTCTGGTGGCCGCCACACCCTATTCTTCCTACATCCCCTACAATCCACAGCAGTTCCCAGGCCAGCCTGCCATGATGCAACCCATGGCGCACTACCCCTCACAG CCGGTGTTTGCCCCCATGCTTCAAAGCAACCCCCGCATGCTGACGTCGGGCAGCCACCCCCAGGCCATTGTGTCATCATCCACTCCTCAGTACCCTTCTGCAGAGCAGCCCACTCCCCAGGCCCTTTACG ccactgttcaCCAGTCCTATCCACACCATGCCACGCAGCTCCATGCCCACCAGCCGCAGCCGGCCACCACGCCTACTGGGAGCCAGCCGCAGTCCCAGCACGCGGCCCCTAGTCCTGTCCAG CACCAGGCGGGGCAGGCCCCACACCTGGGCAGTGGACAGCCACAGCAgaatctgtaccacccaggggccctgACAGGCACGCCGCCTTCTCTACCACCGGGACCTTCTGCCCAGTCCCCTCAGAGCAGCTTCCCCCAGCCAGCCGCTGTGTATGCCATCCATGCCCACCAGCAGCTGCCCCACGGCTTCACCAACATGGCCCACGTCACCCAG GCCCATGTCCAAACTGGAATCACAGCAGCCCCGCCCCCTCACCCTGGGGCTCCCCACCCgccccaggtgatgctgctgcacCCACCCCAGAGCCATGGGGGCCCCCCCCAAGGCGCGGTGCCCCAGAGCGGGGTGCCTGCACTCTCAGCTTCCacaccctcaccctacccctacaTCGGACACCCCCAAGGTGAGCAGCCTGGCCAGGCGCCTGGATTTCCAGGAGGAGCCGATGACAGGATTCGTGAGTTCTCGTTAGCTGGGGGAATTTGGCATGGAAGAGCTGAGGGGCTGCAGGTGGGGCAGGATGCACGGGTTCTGGGTGGGGAGTGA